One region of Coregonus clupeaformis isolate EN_2021a chromosome 31, ASM2061545v1, whole genome shotgun sequence genomic DNA includes:
- the sec31b gene encoding protein transport protein Sec31A isoform X6, whose protein sequence is MRLKEIQRTAHPAWSPAPHHPICLALGTSAQQLDASFNTAAALEIFQVDFADPSLDMKLKGSLPTSNRLHSLVWVNFGAGEDGLGGRLIGGSDNGMVTVYSPEAIVTSGAEAIIGQSDKHTGPVRALDFNPFQSNLLASGANDSEIYIWDLNNFSNPMTPGTKSQPPEDISVVSWNQQVQHILASANPSGKAVVWDLRKNEPIIKISDHSNRMHCSGMLWHPEVATQLVLASEDDRMPVIQMWDLRFATSPLKVLENHTRGLLSIAWSQADPELLLSSAKDNRILCWNPNTGEVIYELPTTNQWCFDIQWCPRNPGLLSAASFDGWISVYSVMGGSLEAQQQRRADQISSSFDTMDPFGTGQVLPPLQVPQPTPQTTLVAPLKKPPKWVRRPVGASFAFGGKLITFGSPKPPVQSPQPVPVPRQVFVSQVTTETEFLQRSRELQAALQSGSLSDYCQAKIHKAPTDSEQDIWRFLLVNFEDEARVKFLRLLGFSKEELERKISTCLGKNLQPNGHGVDANDLAEKIQLLSTQRSEESGDAVDSTKTPGSSSPSDFFSHIPPQPQDKEKISFQIPVSADADGLISQALLVGNFEGAVDLCLNDGRYAEAILLAISGGEELLQKTQQTYLDKQRNSISMLISSVVTQNWGDIVQSCELDNWKEALAALLTYAHPNEFAHLCDTLGSRLEGEGTEKRCLQACLCYICSGNIEKLVECWALQRDCSSPLVLEDLVEKVMVLRKSIERLRSSEVALQSPVLADKLTHYAGLLASQGSLVTAMSYLPDASDQASIMMMRDRLFHAQAEGAAGRQQPPPFPYNIVSVTGGHPAPSQAPAAPSQAQPPAQTTLTPGPHQPPLPVMPVVGQPQPPMTTVFTPQAATAHSRGPPPPSYGGLPPSSHGPPASGLPPSSHGPPASGLPPSSHGPPPSGLPRTGIRPAYPQHPAAAPGFSPLQPQQPMSAGLSAFAPGPTMPGSSLSGHPPGGLPTMPSPGLPPSGFTPTSLPSGPMPPSYQQPGAPVGMYPPGGSHLHSQGPPAGPPSGPYPPMGPGYPQGGPGAPAVKSFSAPSVAPPPTGQDGWNDPPAVRGGPRKKKGVPENYTPPAPITAPVMGGFPMEGPHQPQGQQGHDPSRTQQFPPGAPQEPSVQLLQALPAERVEQREIPAEHMVLKQTFDSLVQRCQLAAQDPQTKRKLDDASKRLGYLYDKLREQTLSTNILGGLHEISRCVSVQNYPRGLEVHTAVVTSSNFSEIQAFMPILKVVMTIANKLAV, encoded by the exons ATGAGGCTGAAAGAGATCCAGAGGACGGCTCATCCAGCATGGAgtcctgccccccaccaccctatCTGCCTGGCCTTAG GCACATCAGCGCAGCAGTTGGACGCGTCATTCAACACCGCTGCCGCCCTGGAAATATTCCAGGTGGATTTTGCCGATCCTTCCCTGGACATGAAACTCAAGGGGTCCCTACCTACTTCTAACAG GCTGCATAGTCTGGTGTGGGTAAACTTTGGAGCAGGAGAAGACGGTTTGGGAGGGAGACTGATTGGAGGCAGTGATAATGGCATGGTAACGGTGTACAGCCCAGAAGCCATCGTAACATCAGGGGCAGAGGCAATAATAGGACAGTCTGACAAACACACTGGGCCTGTCAGAGCACTAGACTTCAACCCCTTTCAG AGTAATCTGTTGGCGTCAGGGGCAAACGATTCAGAGATCTACATCTGGGATCTGAACAATTTCAGCAATCCAATGACACCTGGGACAAAGTCACAG CCTCCTGAAGATATCAGTGTCGTGTCCTGGAACCAACAGGTCCAACACATCCTGGCCTCTGCCAACCCCAGTGGGAAAGCAGTGGTCTGGGACCTGAGGAAGAACGAGCCCATCATCAAGATTAGTGACCACAGCAACAGG ATGCACTGTTCAGGGATGCTCTGGCACCCTGAGGTGGCCACACAGTTGGTCCTGGCCTCCGAAGATGACCGCATGCCAGTTATTCAGATGTGGGACCTGCGCTTCGCCACGTCCCCTCTCAAAGTCCTGGAGAACCACACAAG GGGACTTCTGTCCATAGCGTGGAGCCAAGCAGACCCAGAGCTGTTGCTCAGTAGTGCTAAAGATAACAGGATCCTCTGCTGGAATCCAAACACTGGAGAG GTGATCTATGAGTTACCAACAACCAACCAGTGGTGCTTTGACATCCAGTGGTGCCCCAGGAACCCAGGGCTGCTGTCGGCAGCCTCGTTTGACGGGTGGATCAGTGTCTACAGCGTGATGGGAGGAAGCCTGGAGGCCCAGCAGCAGAGAAGGGCTGATCAG ATCTCCTCGTCCTTTGACACCATGGATCCGTTTGGGACGGGCCAGGTGCTGCCCCCTCTGCAGGTTCCCCAACCCACCCCTCAGACCACCCTCGTCGCTCCGCTGAAGAAGCCCCCCAAGTGGGTGCGCAGGCCCGTAGGAGCCTCATTCGCT TTTGGTGGGAAGCTGATCACATTTGGGAGCCCTAAGCCTCCAGTCCAGAGCCCACAGCCCGTCCCTGTCCCCAGGCAGGTGTTTGTGAGCCAGGTCACCACGGAAACAGAGTTCCTCCAGCGCTCCAGAGAGCTGCAGGCTGCTCTGCAGTCCGGCTCCTTGTCAGACTACTGCCAGGCCAAGATCCACAAGGCCCCAACAGACTCTGAACAGGACATATGGAGGTTTCTCCTG GTCAACTTTGAAGACGAAGCCCGGGTCAAATTCCTGAGACTTCTGGGTTTCAGCAAAGAGGAGTTGGAGAGAAAGATATCCACCTGCTTGGGGAAGAACCTGCAGCCGAACGGACATGGAGTGGATGCCAACGATCTGGCTGAGAAGATACAGCTTCTCTCTACTCAG AGGTCAGAAGAGTCCGGTGATGCAGTCGACTCCACCAAGACCCCTGGTTCATCCTCCCCCTCAGACTTTTTCAGTCACATCCCACCACAACCACAGGACAAGGAGAAGATCAGCTTCCAAATCCCTGTCTCAGCAG ATGCAGACGGTCTGATCAGCCAGGCTCTGCTGGTGGGTAACTTTGAGGGAGCGGTGGATCTGTGTCTGAACGACGGGCGCTACGCTGAGGCCATCCTGCTGGCTATcagtggaggagaggagctacTGCAGAAGACCCAGCAGACATACCTGGACAAGCAGAGGAACAGCATCTCCATG CTGATCTCATCCGTGGTGACCCAGAACTGGGGAGACATCGTGCAGAGCTGTGAGTTGGATAACTGGAAGGAGGCTCTCGCCGCTCTCCTAACCTACGCTCACCCCAACGAGTTTGCTCATCTGTGTG ACACCCTGGGGTCACGTCTGGAGGGTGAGGGGACAGAGAAACGCTGTCTGCAGGCATGTCTCTGTTACATCTGCTCTGGGAACATTGAGAAACTAGTGGAATGCTGGGCCCTGCAGAGGGactgctcctctcctctggtTCTAGAG GACTTGGTGGAGAAGGTGATGGTCCTGCGTAAGTCTATTGAGCGTCTGAGGAGCAGTGAGGTGGCGCTACAGAGTCCTGTCCTGGCTGACAAGCTGACTCACTATGCTGGTCTCCTGGCCTCACAGGGCAGCCTGGTTACAGCAATGTCCTACCTGCCAGACGCCTCAGACCAG GCTTCCATCATGATGATGAGAGACCGGCTGTTCCACGCCCAGGCTGAGGGAGCAGCAGGGCGCCAACAGCCCCCACCGTTCCCCTACAACATAGTCAGTGTGacggggggccaccctgcccccTCCCAGGCCCCTGCTGCCCCCTCCCAAGCACAACCACCAGCACAGACAACACTGACGCCG GggccccaccagcctcctcttcctGTGATGCCAGTGGTTGGCCAGCCTCAGCCTCCTATGACTACCGTGTTCACTCCTCAAGCTGCTACTGCTCACTCCAGAGGACCACCTCCTCCTTCATATGGTGGTCTGCCACCCTCCTCCCATGGTCCTCCAGCTAGTGGTCTGCCACCCTCCTCCCATGGTCCTCCAGCTAGTGGTCTGCCACCCTCCTCCCATGGTCCTCCACCTAGTGGGCTGCCACGGACAGGGATACGGCCAGCCTACCCCCAGCATCCTGCCGCTGCCCCAG GGTTCTCTCCACTCCAGCCACAACAGCCCATGTCTGCAGGACTCTCTGCCTTCGCTCCAGGACCCACTATGCCAGGCTCCAGCCTGTCTGGACACCCCCCTGGCGGCCTCCCCACCATGCCCAGCCCAGGGCTTCCTCCTTCAGGCTTCACCCCCACCTCGCTCCCCTCAGGCCCCATGCCACCGAGCTACCAGCAGCCTGGGGCCCCCGTCGGCATGTACCCACCAGGGGGGTCTCACCTTCACAGCCAGGGCCCACCTGCAGGTCCCCCCTCTGGCCCATACCCACCCATGGGACCTGGGTACCCACAAGGAGGTCCTGGAGCCCCAGCCGTCAAGTCCTTCTCTGCTCCCTCGGTTGCTCCTCCTCCTACAG GACAAGACGGCTGGAATGACCCACCTGCAGTACGAGGGGGTCCCAGGAAGAAAAAG GGTGTCCCAGAGAACTACACTCCTCCTGCTCCCATCACCGCCCCTGTTATGGGGGGTTTTCCCATGGAGGGCCCTCATCAACCCCAAGGACAGCAGGGCCACGACCCCAGTCGCACCCAGCAGTTCCCCCCAGGGGCCCCTCAGGAGCCCAGCGTACAG CTCCTCCAGGCGCTGCCGGCTGAGAGGGTGGAGCAGAGAGAGATTCCTGCAGAGCACATGGTCCTCAAACAGACCTTCGACAGCCTGGTTCAACGCTGCCAGCTAGCCGCACAAGATCCA caaacaaaaagaaaacttgacGATGCATCGAAACGCCTTGGGTACCTGTATGACAAGCTGAGAGAGCAAACG CTGTCTACCAACATCCTGGGTGGTTTACATGAGATCAGTCgctgtgtgtctgtccagaacTACCCGCGTGGCCTAGAGGTCCACACTGCTGTGGTCACCAGCAGCAACTTCAGCGAGATCCAAGCCTTCATGCCCATCCTCAAAGTGGTCATGACCATCGCCAACAAGCTGGCCGTCTGA
- the sec31b gene encoding protein transport protein Sec31A isoform X4 yields the protein MRLKEIQRTAHPAWSPAPHHPICLALGTSAQQLDASFNTAAALEIFQVDFADPSLDMKLKGSLPTSNRLHSLVWVNFGAGEDGLGGRLIGGSDNGMVTVYSPEAIVTSGAEAIIGQSDKHTGPVRALDFNPFQSNLLASGANDSEIYIWDLNNFSNPMTPGTKSQPPEDISVVSWNQQVQHILASANPSGKAVVWDLRKNEPIIKISDHSNRMHCSGMLWHPEVATQLVLASEDDRMPVIQMWDLRFATSPLKVLENHTRGLLSIAWSQADPELLLSSAKDNRILCWNPNTGEVIYELPTTNQWCFDIQWCPRNPGLLSAASFDGWISVYSVMGGSLEAQQQRRADQISSSFDTMDPFGTGQVLPPLQVPQPTPQTTLVAPLKKPPKWVRRPVGASFAFGGKLITFGSPKPPVQSPQPVPVPRQVFVSQVTTETEFLQRSRELQAALQSGSLSDYCQAKIHKAPTDSEQDIWRFLLVNFEDEARVKFLRLLGFSKEELERKISTCLGKNLQPNGHGVDANDLAEKIQLLSTQRSEESGDAVDSTKTPGSSSPSDFFSHIPPQPQDKEKISFQIPVSADADGLISQALLVGNFEGAVDLCLNDGRYAEAILLAISGGEELLQKTQQTYLDKQRNSISMLISSVVTQNWGDIVQSCELDNWKEALAALLTYAHPNEFAHLCDTLGSRLEGEGTEKRCLQACLCYICSGNIEKLVECWALQRDCSSPLVLEDLVEKVMVLRKSIERLRSSEVALQSPVLADKLTHYAGLLASQGSLVTAMSYLPDASDQASIMMMRDRLFHAQAEGAAGRQQPPPFPYNIVSVTGGHPAPSQAPAAPSQAQPPAQTTLTPGPHQPPLPVMPVVGQPQPPMTTVFTPQAATAHSRGPPPPSYGGLPPSSHGPPASGLPPSSHGPPASGLPPSSHGPPPSGLPRTGIRPAYPQHPAAAPGFSPLQPQQPMSAGLSAFAPGPTMPGSSLSGHPPGGLPTMPSPGLPPSGFTPTSLPSGPMPPSYQQPGAPVGMYPPGGSHLHSQGPPAGPPSGPYPPMGPGYPQGGPGAPAVKSFSAPSVAPPPTGYFPWLSPPLVDDDAGQDGWNDPPAVRGGPRKKKGVPENYTPPAPITAPVMGGFPMEGPHQPQGQQGHDPSRTQQFPPGAPQEPSVQLLQALPAERVEQREIPAEHMVLKQTFDSLVQRCQLAAQDPQTKRKLDDASKRLGYLYDKLREQTLSTNILGGLHEISRCVSVQNYPRGLEVHTAVVTSSNFSEIQAFMPILKVVMTIANKLAV from the exons ATGAGGCTGAAAGAGATCCAGAGGACGGCTCATCCAGCATGGAgtcctgccccccaccaccctatCTGCCTGGCCTTAG GCACATCAGCGCAGCAGTTGGACGCGTCATTCAACACCGCTGCCGCCCTGGAAATATTCCAGGTGGATTTTGCCGATCCTTCCCTGGACATGAAACTCAAGGGGTCCCTACCTACTTCTAACAG GCTGCATAGTCTGGTGTGGGTAAACTTTGGAGCAGGAGAAGACGGTTTGGGAGGGAGACTGATTGGAGGCAGTGATAATGGCATGGTAACGGTGTACAGCCCAGAAGCCATCGTAACATCAGGGGCAGAGGCAATAATAGGACAGTCTGACAAACACACTGGGCCTGTCAGAGCACTAGACTTCAACCCCTTTCAG AGTAATCTGTTGGCGTCAGGGGCAAACGATTCAGAGATCTACATCTGGGATCTGAACAATTTCAGCAATCCAATGACACCTGGGACAAAGTCACAG CCTCCTGAAGATATCAGTGTCGTGTCCTGGAACCAACAGGTCCAACACATCCTGGCCTCTGCCAACCCCAGTGGGAAAGCAGTGGTCTGGGACCTGAGGAAGAACGAGCCCATCATCAAGATTAGTGACCACAGCAACAGG ATGCACTGTTCAGGGATGCTCTGGCACCCTGAGGTGGCCACACAGTTGGTCCTGGCCTCCGAAGATGACCGCATGCCAGTTATTCAGATGTGGGACCTGCGCTTCGCCACGTCCCCTCTCAAAGTCCTGGAGAACCACACAAG GGGACTTCTGTCCATAGCGTGGAGCCAAGCAGACCCAGAGCTGTTGCTCAGTAGTGCTAAAGATAACAGGATCCTCTGCTGGAATCCAAACACTGGAGAG GTGATCTATGAGTTACCAACAACCAACCAGTGGTGCTTTGACATCCAGTGGTGCCCCAGGAACCCAGGGCTGCTGTCGGCAGCCTCGTTTGACGGGTGGATCAGTGTCTACAGCGTGATGGGAGGAAGCCTGGAGGCCCAGCAGCAGAGAAGGGCTGATCAG ATCTCCTCGTCCTTTGACACCATGGATCCGTTTGGGACGGGCCAGGTGCTGCCCCCTCTGCAGGTTCCCCAACCCACCCCTCAGACCACCCTCGTCGCTCCGCTGAAGAAGCCCCCCAAGTGGGTGCGCAGGCCCGTAGGAGCCTCATTCGCT TTTGGTGGGAAGCTGATCACATTTGGGAGCCCTAAGCCTCCAGTCCAGAGCCCACAGCCCGTCCCTGTCCCCAGGCAGGTGTTTGTGAGCCAGGTCACCACGGAAACAGAGTTCCTCCAGCGCTCCAGAGAGCTGCAGGCTGCTCTGCAGTCCGGCTCCTTGTCAGACTACTGCCAGGCCAAGATCCACAAGGCCCCAACAGACTCTGAACAGGACATATGGAGGTTTCTCCTG GTCAACTTTGAAGACGAAGCCCGGGTCAAATTCCTGAGACTTCTGGGTTTCAGCAAAGAGGAGTTGGAGAGAAAGATATCCACCTGCTTGGGGAAGAACCTGCAGCCGAACGGACATGGAGTGGATGCCAACGATCTGGCTGAGAAGATACAGCTTCTCTCTACTCAG AGGTCAGAAGAGTCCGGTGATGCAGTCGACTCCACCAAGACCCCTGGTTCATCCTCCCCCTCAGACTTTTTCAGTCACATCCCACCACAACCACAGGACAAGGAGAAGATCAGCTTCCAAATCCCTGTCTCAGCAG ATGCAGACGGTCTGATCAGCCAGGCTCTGCTGGTGGGTAACTTTGAGGGAGCGGTGGATCTGTGTCTGAACGACGGGCGCTACGCTGAGGCCATCCTGCTGGCTATcagtggaggagaggagctacTGCAGAAGACCCAGCAGACATACCTGGACAAGCAGAGGAACAGCATCTCCATG CTGATCTCATCCGTGGTGACCCAGAACTGGGGAGACATCGTGCAGAGCTGTGAGTTGGATAACTGGAAGGAGGCTCTCGCCGCTCTCCTAACCTACGCTCACCCCAACGAGTTTGCTCATCTGTGTG ACACCCTGGGGTCACGTCTGGAGGGTGAGGGGACAGAGAAACGCTGTCTGCAGGCATGTCTCTGTTACATCTGCTCTGGGAACATTGAGAAACTAGTGGAATGCTGGGCCCTGCAGAGGGactgctcctctcctctggtTCTAGAG GACTTGGTGGAGAAGGTGATGGTCCTGCGTAAGTCTATTGAGCGTCTGAGGAGCAGTGAGGTGGCGCTACAGAGTCCTGTCCTGGCTGACAAGCTGACTCACTATGCTGGTCTCCTGGCCTCACAGGGCAGCCTGGTTACAGCAATGTCCTACCTGCCAGACGCCTCAGACCAG GCTTCCATCATGATGATGAGAGACCGGCTGTTCCACGCCCAGGCTGAGGGAGCAGCAGGGCGCCAACAGCCCCCACCGTTCCCCTACAACATAGTCAGTGTGacggggggccaccctgcccccTCCCAGGCCCCTGCTGCCCCCTCCCAAGCACAACCACCAGCACAGACAACACTGACGCCG GggccccaccagcctcctcttcctGTGATGCCAGTGGTTGGCCAGCCTCAGCCTCCTATGACTACCGTGTTCACTCCTCAAGCTGCTACTGCTCACTCCAGAGGACCACCTCCTCCTTCATATGGTGGTCTGCCACCCTCCTCCCATGGTCCTCCAGCTAGTGGTCTGCCACCCTCCTCCCATGGTCCTCCAGCTAGTGGTCTGCCACCCTCCTCCCATGGTCCTCCACCTAGTGGGCTGCCACGGACAGGGATACGGCCAGCCTACCCCCAGCATCCTGCCGCTGCCCCAG GGTTCTCTCCACTCCAGCCACAACAGCCCATGTCTGCAGGACTCTCTGCCTTCGCTCCAGGACCCACTATGCCAGGCTCCAGCCTGTCTGGACACCCCCCTGGCGGCCTCCCCACCATGCCCAGCCCAGGGCTTCCTCCTTCAGGCTTCACCCCCACCTCGCTCCCCTCAGGCCCCATGCCACCGAGCTACCAGCAGCCTGGGGCCCCCGTCGGCATGTACCCACCAGGGGGGTCTCACCTTCACAGCCAGGGCCCACCTGCAGGTCCCCCCTCTGGCCCATACCCACCCATGGGACCTGGGTACCCACAAGGAGGTCCTGGAGCCCCAGCCGTCAAGTCCTTCTCTGCTCCCTCGGTTGCTCCTCCTCCTACAG GGTACTTCCCTTGGCTGAGTCCTCCCCTTGTTGACGATGATGCAG GACAAGACGGCTGGAATGACCCACCTGCAGTACGAGGGGGTCCCAGGAAGAAAAAG GGTGTCCCAGAGAACTACACTCCTCCTGCTCCCATCACCGCCCCTGTTATGGGGGGTTTTCCCATGGAGGGCCCTCATCAACCCCAAGGACAGCAGGGCCACGACCCCAGTCGCACCCAGCAGTTCCCCCCAGGGGCCCCTCAGGAGCCCAGCGTACAG CTCCTCCAGGCGCTGCCGGCTGAGAGGGTGGAGCAGAGAGAGATTCCTGCAGAGCACATGGTCCTCAAACAGACCTTCGACAGCCTGGTTCAACGCTGCCAGCTAGCCGCACAAGATCCA caaacaaaaagaaaacttgacGATGCATCGAAACGCCTTGGGTACCTGTATGACAAGCTGAGAGAGCAAACG CTGTCTACCAACATCCTGGGTGGTTTACATGAGATCAGTCgctgtgtgtctgtccagaacTACCCGCGTGGCCTAGAGGTCCACACTGCTGTGGTCACCAGCAGCAACTTCAGCGAGATCCAAGCCTTCATGCCCATCCTCAAAGTGGTCATGACCATCGCCAACAAGCTGGCCGTCTGA